atttaatattctttagactttattcttgagtcctaACTTACTTAATATCTTTTCACTCGTGtgattttatattttctttgtctttacttagtttcttttacgttatagtagaatagttgatggatctatactctgaccatctttcatgttttcttaattcatcaccctttaaatagagaaaaatatttcgagagttttgctaagtcctataaaagtacgtatgttgTTGCATTCTACTTCTAGCAGTGACTTTTAAGTGACATTTAGAAGAAACAaaaccgaaaattaaccgaaccgtaccgataccgacgAGAAACCTACATGATTTGTACGGTTTCTataagtctaattttggttatacataatagaataaccaaaaaatggtatggtataaattttataaaataaccggtcgAACCGAATCATTGACCCCTAGATCATATCTGTCAAGGGGATACATTAAGGACAAAAATAAAGCAACCCCAATACATTAAGAACCATTTTAATCATTTCCCTCAAATAATTTGTACACTGTCATGGGTAAAACTTTAACCTCGTGAATCTGTACCATATATTTCTCATGCATCTcttttttgttaaattctagagtgtgatgacccaaaatattatctttaaatttaataagtaattctgtgttctaagacctccaaaagcaccatttatcattcctcgacttacgtgcgcagtccgtaaaattttctgaaaagttttcatgtgaaaaatagattaaaatgtgaaatagagctttaaaactcaagtgagttgactttggtcaacatttttggcaaacggacccggatcaatgttttgacaatttcggtagctccgtatcatgatttggtacttgggagtatgcccgcaatttaatttggaggtccctagctcaagttatgaccatttaacggaactagcaatttaaaggccgaagattttcaagtttgaccacggggttaactttttgatatcggagccgaaatccaattctggaaatttgaacagctccattatgtcatttatgacttatgtgccaaatttgaagtcattcttgattcatttaatatgttttggcacgagatttgcaaattaaaaagtttaaaactcaaagtttgaatcggggtgtgaattataattttagcgttgtttgatgtgatacgagaccccgagtaagtccgtattatattattggacttgttggtatattcgtacggggttccgagtaccccgagagtgatacggattgaaatcggatcaagaattgtacttaagcaaaatctgaatttttccTTTTGttgtaattgcacctgcggatttttgaccgcaagtgcgagctcgcagaagcgagccttcgatcgcagatgcgcccgggcgtggctgggcaaaattttgcaggtgcggaaacctgcacacacccgcgcgtccgcaaaagcggacataATAATCGTAGAAGCGAAGGCAGCGCatgtgcgcatttttcctccgcagatgcgaggcctcgcctggcagccccatttcgcagatgcgagatttttctcgcagatgcgagctcgcatgtgcgagcccaggcaccgcaggtgcggaaatgcctgggcagtgtatatatcgaagagttcgatattattttcatattttggtcgttttgagctcggttaaggcgaatgtttgggcgattttcacgaaaaatattagggtaagtgttccttatcctatattgattatatttcatgatttcatactcatttatatcatgaatccgtgaatttatggaagaaaaatcaaaattttctaaaatcttccaaaaatgaaaatttaagatttgaatgtccgtttgatatcggaattggataatttttgtatggttgaactcgtagcgaaacaggtgttcgaattttgcgagtgtttccgggatttgagacatgggtcccactgtcgaaatatttaaatgaatttcgaatattttatccgaaaaattagtaaattcatatggaattaattcctatgattagtattgaatatatcgaattgtttgtgaatagatttgaagcttttagaagcaaatttaaaaggaaaagctatggttgaataattgattggaatttgcaaagcgaggtaagtgtcatggttaaccttgacttgagggaatagaactcttaaattatttgttatgtgaaaagcatgtgaacggtgcataggcgaggtgacgagtgtctatacgtcgtgaaattaattgtttgcctgcttacttgaaaaatcataaattattttaaatcataaattaattattataataattatttctctcatattctttgtcaaatattaattcttgaattcctgcattaattgttacatgctatttgaattatgtgttttaattgttatttgacatttagcatattaaatattaaactacctattttctctatgattttcataataaattattatttgccATTGTTTGGTTcattaataaattataattattgtgtgccttgatgcttaataatttctcattggacgtggtatttattggagtaggttttattacatttatgagttatttaaaattatattgggggaacgggttgcacgccgcaacggaaataaaagtatttgtatatattgggggatcggattgcacgctgcaatagacttattaaaagtcaatattggagaatCGGATTgcatagacttattaaaagtcaatattggaggatcggattgcacgccgcaatagacttatttaaaagttaatattgggggatcggattgcacaccgcaatagacttatttaaaagtcaatattgggggatcggattgcatgccgcaatagacttatttaaaagtctatatatatacttgattgaaataaatatatgacagacttgattaaaaggaatatattaggagatcgggttacacgctgcaacagaattgaatgtgaatatattgtgagagcgggttgcacgctgcaatagaattgggtgagataataatggattatgactgctaagttggcttcaattattatatatgagttacctgatttatttctattatttgttgttgttattaatattgcgtacaggttaatgcaagtgaaccgccttagcctcgtcactacttcgtcgaggttaggctcatcacttacccgtacatggggtaggttgtactgatactacactctgcacttcttgtgcagattttggagttggtcccagcggcgtgccatagacttgctcggatttcagctactcggaggagacttcaggtataactgcatggcgtccgcagttctgaagtccccatctattttactttcgctgtgtgtttattttcagacagttttattttattcagacctttatttgtatttattctagaagctcgtgcacttgtgacaccaattctgagatggtatttagacaccattatttttatgaattattttactatatttcaaactttgcttccgcttttgtttccttgattattaataatttaaaaattgtttaaaaattagttaatattattctaacgttggcttgcctattaTTTAAAATGTTAGACGttatcacggtccgaaggagagaatttcgggtcgtaacaTAGAGTTGACTCTGCCAAAACCTTAGAAAGTCACCATAAATAATCACAGAATAATGGCACGTCTACATTGGGAACCAAAAAATAATTGTTCTTTTTCGTTGCGTTTCTCCTTTGGTATCAAACAAAATTCCTACAAGTTAGTTTTTGTACTTACAAGCAAGAATAATGCCTTCTCCACATTCAGCTGCAAATATCTTTCATTCCATGACGACCTCTCATCAGTTCTTCTAATTCTTTTAGGATCATATAATGGCCTCTCATCACTTTGAAACGACGTTTGATACTCCCAAGTTAGACATTAATTTCTTATATATTTTTGACAGACTACTTGTATGTACGTTGACTATTTTCATTAGGTACCATTTACTTTCTACTAACATCCGTAATCAAGTAATTCTGTCTATCAAGATTTAAATAAATAGACAAAAATAACCAAGTATTTTTGTTTCCACTGAAATTTGAAACTGAACCTCATGATTCTCCACCCACTTTATTCACCACTAAGCTATGACTGACTTTGAGGAATCGTTTGGTATGTGGGATAAGGGATTAGATACGGAATTAGTCTATCCCGCGTGCACAATTAGGTATTATTCTATCCTACATTGAGGGTTAGATAATAAGCCCGGTAGTACTTAATTCTGGGATAAATACTAAAATGACAAATATGCCCTTCTCTAAGGTCTTTCCTCCCAAAGTTTTTTAAACAATTCAAggttaaaattgaaaataaaaatttatcaaAACTTATATAATATAAGCCAAACACATGTTTACGTATATATCTCATTTTTACTCCAATGAACCAAACATCTTCCAATAAAAGTATATTCACTAAATAATcgcattattatttaattttcgTATTATAATCTCATTATTATAATCTCGGAATAACTTGTTCCCTGTCAAACGACCTCTAAGCGCCTAAAAACTGACCTTACTTGGCTTATTTATTGTAGGTCAACTGCTGCCCTCTTCTTTTGTTGTATATATATGTACATGTGTTAGCGTATCAAGATATTCATCATTATGGAGTCCACACTTCAAGAAAATCCTCATTTTCAAGCCCCCGAAATGTCAATAGATCGACAATCCACAGCCAGCACTCCAGCAAATTTCATGGGAAAGTTGAAGGAGAATTTGATTTTCAGATCAAAATGGGCTGAACTAAATGGTGCAATGGGGGATTTAGGCACGTATATACCTATAGTCTTGGCTTTAACACTAGCCAGTGACTTAAATCTTGGTACAACATTAATTTTTACTGGTGTTTACAATTTTGTCACTGGTGCTATTTATGGTGTACCAATGCCAGTCCAGCCTATGAAATCTATTGCAGCTGTTGCAATTAGTAATCCTGATTTCGGCATACCGGAAGTAATGGCTGCTGGAATTTGCACTGCTGGGATTTTATTCCTTTTAGGTGTTACTGGATTAATGCAACTTGTTTATAGGCTAATTCCTATTTCTGTGGTTAGGGGAATTCAACTAGCACAAGGACTGTCATTTGCTATGACTGCTGTTAATTACATTAAAAATGTTCAAGATTTTGCAAAGTCGAAAAAGTCAAGTGGGGAGAGGGATTGGCTAGGGTTGGATGGATTGTTATTGGCTTTAATTTGTGCTATTTTTATTATAATTGTGAATGGGGCCGGTGAAGATCAAAATGAGAACCATGAAATCATTTGTGAAACAGGTAATGATAATAGGAGGAAAAggttaaagaaaataattttttctcttccttcagcttttttgatctttttattaGGTGTTGTTTTGGCTATTATAAGAGGGCCTAAAGCTGTGAAAGGGTTTAAGTTTGGACCATCACctattgaaattgtgaaaatatcTAAAAATTCTTGGAAACAAGGGTTTATTAAGGGTACAATTCCTCAACTCCCTTTATCTGTATTAAACTCTGTTATAGCTGTGTGTAAACTGTCGACAGATCTCTTTCCAGAAAGGAAAATTACTGCTACCTCGGTGTCAGTGACGGTCGGGTTGATGAACTTAATAGGGTGTTGGTTTGGTGCCATGCCTTGTTGCCATGGTGCAGGTGGGCTAGCAGGGCAATACAAATTTGGTGGTAGAAGTGGTGGGTGTGTGGCACTTCTTGGTGTGGCTAAATTGGTTTTGGGGTTGGTTTTAGGGAGTTCAATGGTTAAGGTTTTGACCCAATTTCCTGTTGGGGTATTAGGTGTTCTTTTGTTGTTTGCTGGAATTGAACTAGCTATGTGTTCAAGAGACATGAATTCTAAGGAAGAGTCTTTTGTTATGCTTCTTTGCACAGCAGTTTCATTGGTTGGCTCAAGTGCTGCATTGGGATTTTTGTGTGGGATTGTGGTTCATTTGTTTCTTAAGATGAGGAATATAGGTGATGGTTATTCTTGTTCCGGAGTTTGGTTTAGTAGAAACTCATAGCAGGGAAGCTCGGTACACAAAGTATCCTGCTTTCACGTATGGTCCGGGAAGGATCGCACCCAAAAAGTATGACGCTGACAACCTATATTAATGCAGTAGAAACCCATAGCAACTTTGCAAGTTTGTGTTGTGTATCTTCTTGTAACTCAATAAGTTTGTGTATGCTTGGATTGGAAGTTGAGACCATCGTCTCAAAATATTACTGATTTTTTATGGTATGTTTTCAATTTGGTGTTGCATTATTCGCTTTCTGTTTTTTGGTTTTGGAATAAATGAAGTCTATTCCGAACTaaaattagtttggtttggtttttctCTTTCGATTCATTCTTTTGTCGATTTGGTTTTTTGGTTATTCGATTGTACCATAATTAAATATGAATCTAATATAGACAAATAGTTATATTTGActggcaaaaaaaaaaattcactatTATTGAGAATGAAAGTGAATTTAGGTTTACTAACTAATTTTCCTTCATTTCTCCATGTTCCTATTTGGATTGGAGACACTTGACATGACTAAAAAATTAGT
This sequence is a window from Nicotiana tomentosiformis chromosome 5, ASM39032v3, whole genome shotgun sequence. Protein-coding genes within it:
- the LOC104109444 gene encoding molybdate transporter 1-like; the encoded protein is MESTLQENPHFQAPEMSIDRQSTASTPANFMGKLKENLIFRSKWAELNGAMGDLGTYIPIVLALTLASDLNLGTTLIFTGVYNFVTGAIYGVPMPVQPMKSIAAVAISNPDFGIPEVMAAGICTAGILFLLGVTGLMQLVYRLIPISVVRGIQLAQGLSFAMTAVNYIKNVQDFAKSKKSSGERDWLGLDGLLLALICAIFIIIVNGAGEDQNENHEIICETGNDNRRKRLKKIIFSLPSAFLIFLLGVVLAIIRGPKAVKGFKFGPSPIEIVKISKNSWKQGFIKGTIPQLPLSVLNSVIAVCKLSTDLFPERKITATSVSVTVGLMNLIGCWFGAMPCCHGAGGLAGQYKFGGRSGGCVALLGVAKLVLGLVLGSSMVKVLTQFPVGVLGVLLLFAGIELAMCSRDMNSKEESFVMLLCTAVSLVGSSAALGFLCGIVVHLFLKMRNIGDGYSCSGVWFSRNS